Within the Pseudomonas chlororaphis subsp. aurantiaca genome, the region CGGCGAAGATCTACGCCAACGAAGGCGTGGCGCAGATGCTGTTCCTGGAGTCCGACGAAGAGTGCGAAGTGTCCTACAAGGACCGTGGCGGCAAGTACCAGGGCCAGCGTGGCGTGACCCTGCCGCGTACCTGAGTCCGTCGTCTGACGAATAGCGGGAATTCCTCAGCGGGCAGATACTCTAACCAGAGGACTGCCCCGGTTTGCGCACAGCGGACCGTGCTTAGCTCAGGAGTGCCCCATGAAGATCGATCCGCTTATAAGCGCCACACTTGCCAGACTTGAGCCCAATCAGGTCGGCGTCCTGGCCTGGTCACTGCTGGCGCACCCCAGTGTGGCAGGCGGCATTCCCGGTCAGCCTGACCCGGATACCCCGCAACCCGCCGAGCCGACCGAACCAGGCGAGCCAACCTTGCCGGACGAGCCTCCTCCCGCTCCTGTCGCCTGATTGACGCCAACCTACAAAAAAGGCCAGCCCGCCGGACTCCATCGAGGTCCCGGCGGGCTGGCCTTTATCCATAGAGGCGCCTGGCTTACTTCAGGTTACCGCTGAGGAACTGCTGCAAGCGCTCGCTCTTCGGATTGCCCAGCACCTCTTCCGGCGCACCTTCCTCTTCCACCAGGCCCTTGTGCAGGAACAGCACCTGGCTGGACACCTTGCGGGCGAAACTCATTTCATGGGTGACCATGATCATGGTCCGGCCTTCCTCGGCCAGGCCCTGGATCACCTTGAGCACTTCGCCCACCAGTTCCGGGTCGAGGGCCGAGGTGGGTTCGTCGAACAGCATCACTTCCGGCTCCATCGCCAGGGCCCGGGCAATTGCCACCCGCTGTTGCTGACCACCGGAGAGAAAGGCCGGGTACTGGTCGGCCACCCGGGGGAGCAGGCCGACCTTGTCCAGGTAACGCCGGGCGCGCTCCTCGGCGTCCTTCTTGCTGACGCCCAGCACCCGGCGCGGGGCCATGGTGATGTTCTCCAGCACCGTCATGTGGCTCCACAGGTTGAAATGCTGGAACACCATGGCCAGGCGGGTGCGAATCCGCTGCAGTTCGTCGGCGTCGGCCACGTGCATGCCGTGGCGGTCCTTGACCATGCGGATCGGCTGGCCGTCCAGGCTCATGGCGCCGTCGTCCGGGGTTTCCAGGAAGTTGATGCAGCGCAGAAAGGTACTTTTGCCCGAGCCGCTGGCGCCGATCAGGCTGATCACGTCGCCGGTCTTCGCCTTGAGCGAAACACCTTTGAGCACTTCATTGTCGCCGTAGCATTTATGCAGGCCTTCAATGGTCAGTTTGTACATGGGGCATGCATCCTCAAGGCGAAAGTAGGTAGCCGCTGCGATAGGCTTCGTGGCCGGCGACATGGGCGATCACCATGCCGGCCGTGGCCATGCGGCGCAGCGAGCGGGTGTAGAGCAGGCCGGCGCAGCTGCAATGAACGGGGGTGACGCGATCGTTGATCGGGTCGATGACTTCGGCCACCTGCTGCCCGGCTTCCAGGTACTCCCCGGGCAGGGCGGTGAATACCAGCAGGCCGCCCACGGGCGTGGCCACAGGTTCCACGCCGGCCAGCGGCGTGGCCGGGTAGGGCAGCTCGGGCTGGGGCGGAGCCTCGCCGGCGATGGCGCCAAAATAGGTCAGGTAATCCAGTATGGCCTGGCAATCCCGGCTGGCCAGGTCGTGGTTGACGTCGCCCTGGCCGCGCAGCTCGACGGTGACCGAGAAGCTGCCCTGGGGAATGGCGAAGCGCTCGCCGAAACGCTGCTGCAATTGCCACCAGAGCAGGGTGAAGCATTCGTCGAACGACTGGCCGCCGGAATCGGTGGCCAGCAGGCTGGCTTGCGAGCCGATATAGCGGGCCAGTGGCTCGACCTGCGGCCAGGCCTCGGGCGTGGTGTACAGATGGGTCACGGCTTCGAAATCGCAGTGCAGGTCCAGCACCATGTCCGCGTCGCAGGCCAGGCGCTGCAGGGCCAGGCGCTGGGACTGCAACTGAGTGCCGGCGGTCTGCCGTGCCAGGGCGTTGCGCAGGCTGGCGCGGATGATTTCGCGGTTGTGTCGTGGGGCGTCGCCCAGTTGGCCTTCGATGGCGTTGCCGACTTCTTCGCCGAGGTCGAGGAACCAGCGGTTGAAGTTCTGCCCGCTTTCCAGCTCGTAGCGGCCCAGCGGCACGTCCATCAATACCTGTTCCAGGCCGGCCGGGTTGGCTACCGGCACCAGGACGATTTCGCTGCGCAGGCGGCCCTGGGCCTCCAGTTCCGCCAGGCGCGCCTTGAGGTGCCAGGCCACGAGCATGCCCGGCAGTTCATCGGCGTGTAGTGACGACTGGATGTAGATCTTGCCTTCGGCCCGCTCGGGGCCGAAGTGAAAGCTGTGGATCTGGCGCGTGGTCCCCGGCACCGGGGTCAGCAGATCATGAGTCTGTTGGCGCATGGATGATGATTTGCCTTGTTCTAGTGGGTCGGCCCGAGGAAGGCCAGCCAGCGGCGTTCGGCGAGACGGAACAGGCCGACCAGCGCGAAGGTCACGGTGAGGTAGATCAGCGCGGCGATGCCGAAGGACTCGAAGGTCATGAAGGTCGCCGAGTTGGCGTCGCGGGCGACTTTCAGCACATCCGGGATGGTCGCGGTGAAGGCCACGGTGGTCGAGTGCAGCATCAGGATCACTTCGTTGCTGTAGTAGGGCAACGAGCGGCGCAGGGCCGACGGCATGATCACATAGGCGTACAGCTTCCAGCCGCTGAGGCCGTAGGCCTTGGCCGCCTCGACCTCGCCATGGGCCATGCTGCGGATCGCCCCGGCGAAAATCTCCGTGGTGTAGGCGCAGGTGTTCAGGGCGAAGGCGAGGATGGTGCAGTTCATCGCGTCGCGAAAGAACGCATCGAGCATGGGCTGGGCGCGGACCGCGGCGATGCTGTAGATCCCGGTGTAGCAGATCAGCAGCTGGATATAGAGCGGTGTGCCGCGAAACAGATAGGTGTAGAACTGCACCGGCCAGCGTAGGTAGAGCTTGGGCGAGACCCGGGCGATGGACAGTGGGATCGACACCAGGAAACCGATGAAGATCGAGGCGCTGAGCAGCCACATCGTCATCGCCAGGCCGGTGACGTTGTAGCCGTCGCTGTAGAGGAAGGGTCTCCAGTATTCCTGCAGGAGCTCGATCATCGCACCGCCTCCCGCGCGCCCGCGGCATAACGGCGTTCGAGCCAGCGCAGGACGATGTTGGAGGCGCTGGTGATGACCAGGTAGATCAAGGCTGCCAGCACCAGGAAGTAGAACAGCTGATAGGTGCTCTTGCCGGCATCCTGGGCCGCCTTGACCAGGTCGGCCAGGCCGATGATCGACACCAGTGCGGTGGCCTTGAGCATCACCATCCAGTTATTGCCGATACCCGGCAGGGCAAAACGCATCATCTGTGGAAACACCACGAAGCGAAAACGCTGGCCACGTTTGAGGCCGTAGGCGGTGGCGGCTTCGATCTGCCCGCGCGGCACGGCGAGGATGGCGCCACGGAAGGTTTCGGTGAAGTACGCCCCATAAATGAAGCCCAGGGTGATGACCCCGGCGCTGAACGGGTCGATCTCGATGTATTCCCATTCCATGAAGTTGGTGAAGGTGGTCAGCCAGGTTTGCAGGCTGTAGAAAATCAGCAGCATCAGCACCAGGTCCGGTACGCCGCGGATCAGCGTGGTGTAGAGCTGGGCGGACAGGCGCAGCAGACCCAGCCGCGAGAGTTTGGCGCTGGCGCCGAGCAGGCCGAGCAGGACACTGAGTAACAGCGACAATACCGAGAGTTTGATGGTCATCCAGGTGCCTTCCAGCAACAACGGACCGAACCCCTTGAGGCTGAAGGCGGAAAGCCCAAGGGTTTGCAGAAGTTCTTCGAACATAAATCAGAGACCTGTGGCGATAAAAAAGGCGCCCATCGAGGATGGGCGCCAGGAGCTTATTTACCGCTGTAGAGATTCAGATCGCCAAAGTGCTTTTTCTGAATGGTGGCGTAGGTGCCATCGTCGTGTAACGCTTTGATACCTTTATCCAGAAGAGCCTTGAGCTCTTTGTTACCTTTGGAGATACCGATAGCTGTCTTGGACGGCAGCAGGGGGCTGTCCACCGGTTTGCTCACCTCGTAGTCGGCGCCCTGTGGCGACTTCAGGAAGCCCAGTTCGGCTTGCAGCATGTCCTGGATCGACGCATCGAGACGCCCGGAGATCAGGTCGGCATACACCTGGTCCTGGTTCTGGTAGGCCTGGGTCTTCACCCCGGCCTTGTCCAGCACGGCCTTGGCGTAGGCTTCCTGGATGGTGCCCTGCTCGTAGCCGACGGTCTTGCCTTTGAGCGATGCGGTGTCTTCGGTCAGGCCGGAACCTTTCTTGAACACGTAGGAAGTCGGGCCGGAGAACAGTTCGTTGGAAAAGTCGATGACTTTCTCGCGGGCCGGAGTGACGGTCATGGATGAGATCACGCCGTCGAATTTATTGGCTTTGAGGCCCGGGATCATGCCGTCGAAGTCGCTTTCGACCCATTTGCACTTGACCTTCAGTTCGGCACAGATGGCGTTGCCCAGATCGATGTCGAAGCCGACGAGGCTGCCGTCGGCGGCCTTGGATTCAAAAGGTGCGTAGGACGGGTCAACGCCGAAGCGCAGTTCCTTGTATTCCTTGGCCAGCGCGGAACCGGCGGCCATGCAGAGAGCCAGTGCAGAAAGGGTCAGCAATGCTTTTTTCATTATTAAATCCCTGAAAACCAATATGAGCGCTTGTGGCGCATTAGTACTGTTACTGCAACGCGTCAGACTTAATGAAAGTAGCAATTTCCGAACCAGAGTCCCGAACAACTGTTTTAAAAGGTGGTGCGAGAGCCTGCCGTGCGTCGGCTGTGCCCCAAAAAAGAGCGTGCGCGAAGCCTTGCATCAATAGGGCGCGTGAGAAATTTCGAGCAGGAAAGGGCGCGGCTGCCGGGAGCGTGGCAGGGCCGGATCGGCGAGGGGATTGAAGCGTTACCGGGCTCAAGCCCGCCCCTTGTGGAGAGGGGCGGGCTGGCCGGTGTTACTTGCCTGGCGCCAGGGTCAGGCGGGTCTTGCCGTAGAGGCGGTCGAAGTTCTGCGGTTGCAGCGGCAAGCTCAGGTACTGGCCCTTGAGCCAGGCGTCGATGCCGTTCAGGTAGTTCGGGCTGGCCGGGTTGCCCGACTGGCCGCTGCTGTTGATGACGCTCAGCGGTTCGCTCTGGCCAAAATCGACGATCAGCCGTAGCGCTGGAGCCTCGGTCACCGTGAAGTCCTGGCCCCAGCGGTACGGCGAACTGTTCAGGGTGCTGTGATCGCCACCGGCCTGCAGCGGCCCGCGAACGACCTGGCCATTGGCGTTCTTCCAGTGGTAGCTGTGCAGCTTGCCCCACTGCCAGGCCCGGCGATCGCCACCCAGCTGGCTTTCACCGGCGCTGATGGCTGCGGCCAGGCTGCGGGCGAGGATCGCCGGCTTGTCTTCTTTTTGCGGGGTGCGGCTGTCATCCCAGAACGGGCTGTCTTCCTGGCCCAGCAGGTGGTCGGCCTGGGCCGAGTAGGACAGCGTGCCGTTGGCCACCAGGGCCTTCCAGGCCGGGCTGGATTCCGGACCCAGTTTGTCGAGGAAGATCTGCCGGGCGCTTTCCTGCAGGAACAGCTCATAGATCGCCGCGTCGGCCGACACCGGGCTGAGTTTGCCGTCGAACGCCATCAGGCGGCTGTAGGCCTCGCGAGCCTTGCTGCGCTGCGCTTCGGGCAGGGCGTCGATGGCTTTCTTCAGGGGCTGTGCCATGCCGGGGGCTTCGAACATCTTCTTCAGCTTGGCGGCGAAGGGGGTGGTCTGGTCGTACTGCATGGCGATCATGCTGCGGCCGTCGTGCTTGCCGTTGCCGGCCAGTTCGGCCAGGCGTTCGCCACGCTCCGGGTAGTACCAGGAGTTGGACAGCTGCATGCCGTAACCGTGGGGGATGATCCGTTGGTTGGCGGTGCCCAGCCAGCCCTGGGCCGGGTCCTGGTCATAGGGGTGGAGCATCGGGTCGGCATAACCGTCCCAGTCGTAACGGCCTTCCCAGCCCGGCGACGGCAGCAGGCCTTCGCCTTCACGACGGTTGGGGAAGCGGCCGGTGACCTGCCAGCCGATATGGCCGGCATCGGCGAACAGCATGTTCAGGCCGATGGCGCGGATCTCGCGGCTGGCGTCGGAAGCCCGCTCCACGTTCTGCGCCCGCGACAGGTCGAAAAACGCGTCCAGGCTCTTGTCGTCCTTGAGGTCCGGCTGTTGCAGAGCCAGGCCGTAGCCGCCGCTCAGGTTGCTGGCGCTGTTGAGCAGGGCGCCATGACGGGTTTCATAGACCACCTCGCGAATCGGCCGCTGGCCTTTGACGAAGTAGGTTTCGTTGCGCACCACGGCCGGCAGCCATTTGCCGTTGGCCTCGTAATACAGGGCATTGCCCTGGCGCTTGAGTTTCTCCAGGAACAGGTCCTGGTTGTCACCGGCGACCGAGGTCATGCTCCAGGCCACCTTGCCGTTGAAGCCCTGGACGATTATCGGCAGGCCGGCGATCGAGGCGCCCGCGGCCTGGTACTTGGGCGCACGGATCTGCACCAGGTTCCATGCTGGCGAGTGGCTGTCGGCGGCCAGCAGGCTTTTGCCGCTGCGGCTGCGCTGAGGAGCGATGGCCCAGTTGCTGGCGCCGGCGACGCTCAGCGGGTTGAGTTCGCCAAGCTTGCCGGCGGCGGCACTGATTTCGCTCAGGCCCGGGACATTCAGGTTGAGGCCCTTGAGCTTGTCGCTCTCAGCCAGCGGCAGCGGTTCGTCCGGGTAGCTCGGGGTCAGCCAGGCGAGCTTGTCGGCGCCGACTTTCTGCGCCAGCACCAGTGCGTTGATTTCTTCCGGCAGGTTGGCCGACTGGCTGAAGTTCAGCAGGCAGAAGATCAGCGCCGAATCTTCCGGTTTCCAGTATTCGGGCTTGTAGCCGGTGGCGGCCAGGTCTGGTGGCAGCTTGTCGCGGTAGCGGAACAGGTAGGCGTTGACCCCGCGGGCGTAGACCTCGAAGAAGCGCTTGATCCGCGGGGACGAGGCTTTGTACAGCTCGCTGGCACTGTTTTTCAGGTTGACCGCGCGCATGTAGCGGTCGACGTCCAGAACGTCGGCACCGGACATCTCGGCCAGCCGGCCCTGGGCCAGCAGGCGCAGGGTCACCATCTGGTTGATCCGGTCGCTGGCGTGCACATAACCCAGGGCGAACAGCGCATCGTGGAAGGTGTTGCTTTCGATCAGCGGCATGCCCATGGCATTGCGCCGGACCGAAACGTTCTGGGCCAGGCCCTTGAGCGGTTGCACGCCGGAGGTCGGCGGCAGGCTGTCCTGGGTGTTCCATGACTGGCAACCGGCCAGGCTGAGAACGCCGGCCACTGCCGCGGCAACGCCGAACCGGGGAAGAAAATGTGAGAAGGCTGGCGAGGCCATGGCAAAGCTCCTGCGGGGGGGTAGCGTCGATAAAGGCGCTACGTTAGTGAGCAGGCGAGTGCCGCGCAAGCGGGGGCTGAGAGTATTTCTGCGTTGCCGGATAAATAGCCCGCGCCGGCCGTTCCGCGGCTGCCCGAAACAGAGCAGTCACCGCTGTTTACCGGCCGGCAGTGGACTATCGGGCCTCAGGATTTGGGTGGGTTGATCCGTGCGGCGATGGCGTAGGCGCGCGCGGTCGCGGGGCGATCGAGGATGCGGTTGAACCAGCGGTGCAGGTTGGGGAAGTCTTCCAGGTTCTGGCTTTGCCACTTGTGGGACACAATCCACGGATAGATCGCCATGTCGGCGATGCTGTATTCGCCGCCGGCGACGAAATCGCGGTCCGCCAGGCGTCGGTCCAGCACCTCGTACAAGCGCGCGGTTTCATCGACGTAGCGTTTGATCGCGTAGGGGATCTTCTCCGGAGCGAACTGGCTGAAATGGTGGTTCTGCCCGGCCATCGGCCCCAGCCCGCCCATCTGCCAGAACAGCCACTGCAGGGCTTCCTGGCGACCACGCAGGTCCTTGGGCAGGAATTGCCCAGTCTTTTCCGTCAGGTACAGCAGAATCGCCCCGGACTCGAACAGCGACAGCGGCGCGCCGCCGTCGGCCGGCTGATGGTCGACGATGGCGGGGATCCGGTTGTTCGGCGCGATCTTCAGGAACTCGGGCTTGAACTGCTCGCCCTGGCCAATGTTGATCGGGTGCACGCTGTAGGGCAGGCCGGTTTCCTCGAGGAACAGGGAAATCTTGTGGCCGTTGGGGGTGGTCCAGTAATACAGATCGATCATGGAGCTCTCCAGGTAAACGAAGGACATTCTGCTACGGATAGCCAGCAGCGGTATTCGGTGGTCCGGTCTACGTTCGACGGCTTGCCTGTCTGGAGAGGTGATGTTGAAGTGCGTGGAATTCAATGACCCGACACGAGAAAAGTCAGCATGGAGCTTCAGACCAATGCAGCGCTGATCCTGATCGATCAGCAACAGGGCATCCTGCATCCCAGGCTCGGGCGGCGTAACAACCCCGAGGCCGAGGAGCGCATCGCCGAGTTGCTGGCTTACTGGCGCCAGACGGCGCGGCCGCTGATCCATGTGCAGCATCTGTCGCGCAGCGAGCAGTCGGTGTTCTGGCCAGGGCAGTCGGGGGTGGAGTTTCAGCAGCGGTTTTTGCCGCAGGGCGCTGAAGCGGTGATCCAGAAGCAGGTGCCGGATGCCTTCTGCGCCACGACCCTGGAGGCCGATTTACGCAAGGCCGAGATCGGCCAACTGGTGATTGTCGGTGTGGCGACCCACAACTCGGTGGAATCGACGGCGCGGACCGCCGGCAATCTGGGGTTCGATACCTGGGTGGTGGAAGACGCCTGCTACACCTTCGACAAGGTCGACTTTTTCGGCCAGGCCCACAGCGCCGAGGAGGTGCATGCCATGTCGCTGGGCAATCTGCATGGCGAGTATGCGACGGTGACTACGGTGAAGCAGATCTTGCCTTTGTCTCTGTAGGGGCGAAGCTTGCTCGCGATGAAATCGACTCGATCAGATTGATTAACCGAGTCGCCCGCATCGCGAGCAAGAGCTGGGTGCTCCCCTTGCTCCTGCATAAAGGCAGGAAGGCAGGGCGTTACGGCATCAGGCGCCGTGGCACTTCTTGAATTTCTTGCTGCTGCCGCATGGGCAAGGGTCGTTGCGGCCGACATCTTTCAAGGCGTTGCGCACCGGCTCCTGGTGGGCGTGGTTGCAATGCGGACCGTGAACATGGCCGTGGTCGTGATCGTGGTGGTCATGATCGTGGTTGCAGTCAGGGCCATGGACATGGGGTTGCTGGGTCATCGAGGTTGCTCCGGAATAAAATCGGCGGGAATTATCTCGCCTTTGCGCGCCAGGTGCACGTCATGGCCGATGAATAATCCGGTTTCCAGCAATCCGTCCAGGCGATAGGGGATCGGTTGCTGCGGTTCCTTCAGCCATTTCACCACCTGGCGTATCTGCGGCCACAGGTTGGTGCGCACGGGGACCTGGAAGTAGGCGCTGTGCTTGGGGCCGATGGTGAACCAGTGTTCATGCTCACCCTCCGCCAGCAACACGCCGCCGAGATGAACCCGGTACTCCAGGGCGCGGACGGTCAGGTCGGCATCGTTGGGGTTGTCGACACGAAAGTGCAGGCGCAAGCGCTGCTCCAGCAAATTCGCCTTGATCACCTCGACCTTGACCAGGTGCACCTGCGGGTCGAGGGTGTCGTCGACGAACCACGAGGCGCAGCCCGAAAGCGCCAACACCGTGAGCAGTCCTAGGGTCCGTAGTGCGCGCAGATGAACGACCATGGCGTTACTCCGTTTGAGCTCCCAGTCTAGCAACCGTGGAGCGCACGCGAGGACAGGCTCAGGGGCGGGGATTCAGCTGGCGAAATAGCTGGCGCAGCACTTCTTGAATTTCTGCCCGCTGGCGCAGGGGCAGGCATCGTTGCGGCCGGCCTTGAGTTGCACGGTCGGGTCGATGAAATACCAGTGCCCGCTGTTCTGCACGAAGGATGAGCGCTCGCGATGGCTGTGTTCGCCGTTGCTGTCATGCCAGCGTGCAGTGAAGGTGACGAACGCGTGCTCCGGCTGGCCGCCGAAGACTTCCGAGCTTTCGACTTCCAGGCCCAGCCAGGTGCTTTGCGCGCTCCAGTCGCTGATGGACTGGCGATCCAGGCCGCTCTGTTGCGCCGGCAGCGTGGTGGCCACCAGGTAATCCACCAGGCCCAGCACGTAGGCGCTGTAGCGCGAGCGCATCAGGGCCTCGGCGCAGGGCGCGGGGTGGCCGGCGTGGTAGTGGCCGCAGCAGGCGTCCAGCAGGTTGCCGCTGCCGCAGGGACAAATAGAGGTACTCATCGCATTACCACCAGTACTTTCCGAAGTTTTCCGGATTCGCCCAGAACCTGGAGTTGAGCCAGTCGGGCACTTGTTTGTATTCAAGCAGATCGTAGGTGAACAGGGTCAGGACCTGCTCGTCGCGCTGGAAACGTTCGCTGGCCTGCAGGGCCAGGGAGAAAAAGTCGGTCTCCTGCCAGCCGCAGGCATTCAGGTCAGCCAGTACCGCGATGCGGCTGGCGTTGAGGTTGCGGATCCCGCCGAGCAGGTTCAGGCCGTCGCGCTTGGGCAGATGCTCCAGGCAATCGACCACCAGCGCCAGGTCGAAACGGCGCGCCGCCAGTTCCGCCGGCAACGGCCCGGGCGCGGTCTGGGCGATGACGGTTTCGGGGTGTGCCTGGCGAAACGCTTCCAGGGCCGGAAACCCGCTGGCCCCGATCAGCAGCAGCTGTTGCGGGGAGTAGCGGTCGAG harbors:
- a CDS encoding ABC transporter ATP-binding protein yields the protein MYKLTIEGLHKCYGDNEVLKGVSLKAKTGDVISLIGASGSGKSTFLRCINFLETPDDGAMSLDGQPIRMVKDRHGMHVADADELQRIRTRLAMVFQHFNLWSHMTVLENITMAPRRVLGVSKKDAEERARRYLDKVGLLPRVADQYPAFLSGGQQQRVAIARALAMEPEVMLFDEPTSALDPELVGEVLKVIQGLAEEGRTMIMVTHEMSFARKVSSQVLFLHKGLVEEEGAPEEVLGNPKSERLQQFLSGNLK
- a CDS encoding succinylglutamate desuccinylase/aspartoacylase family protein, whose protein sequence is MRQQTHDLLTPVPGTTRQIHSFHFGPERAEGKIYIQSSLHADELPGMLVAWHLKARLAELEAQGRLRSEIVLVPVANPAGLEQVLMDVPLGRYELESGQNFNRWFLDLGEEVGNAIEGQLGDAPRHNREIIRASLRNALARQTAGTQLQSQRLALQRLACDADMVLDLHCDFEAVTHLYTTPEAWPQVEPLARYIGSQASLLATDSGGQSFDECFTLLWWQLQQRFGERFAIPQGSFSVTVELRGQGDVNHDLASRDCQAILDYLTYFGAIAGEAPPQPELPYPATPLAGVEPVATPVGGLLVFTALPGEYLEAGQQVAEVIDPINDRVTPVHCSCAGLLYTRSLRRMATAGMVIAHVAGHEAYRSGYLLSP
- a CDS encoding ABC transporter permease, whose amino-acid sequence is MIELLQEYWRPFLYSDGYNVTGLAMTMWLLSASIFIGFLVSIPLSIARVSPKLYLRWPVQFYTYLFRGTPLYIQLLICYTGIYSIAAVRAQPMLDAFFRDAMNCTILAFALNTCAYTTEIFAGAIRSMAHGEVEAAKAYGLSGWKLYAYVIMPSALRRSLPYYSNEVILMLHSTTVAFTATIPDVLKVARDANSATFMTFESFGIAALIYLTVTFALVGLFRLAERRWLAFLGPTH
- a CDS encoding ABC transporter permease, with the protein product MFEELLQTLGLSAFSLKGFGPLLLEGTWMTIKLSVLSLLLSVLLGLLGASAKLSRLGLLRLSAQLYTTLIRGVPDLVLMLLIFYSLQTWLTTFTNFMEWEYIEIDPFSAGVITLGFIYGAYFTETFRGAILAVPRGQIEAATAYGLKRGQRFRFVVFPQMMRFALPGIGNNWMVMLKATALVSIIGLADLVKAAQDAGKSTYQLFYFLVLAALIYLVITSASNIVLRWLERRYAAGAREAVR
- a CDS encoding transporter substrate-binding domain-containing protein, whose protein sequence is MKKALLTLSALALCMAAGSALAKEYKELRFGVDPSYAPFESKAADGSLVGFDIDLGNAICAELKVKCKWVESDFDGMIPGLKANKFDGVISSMTVTPAREKVIDFSNELFSGPTSYVFKKGSGLTEDTASLKGKTVGYEQGTIQEAYAKAVLDKAGVKTQAYQNQDQVYADLISGRLDASIQDMLQAELGFLKSPQGADYEVSKPVDSPLLPSKTAIGISKGNKELKALLDKGIKALHDDGTYATIQKKHFGDLNLYSGK
- a CDS encoding penicillin acylase family protein; amino-acid sequence: MASPAFSHFLPRFGVAAAVAGVLSLAGCQSWNTQDSLPPTSGVQPLKGLAQNVSVRRNAMGMPLIESNTFHDALFALGYVHASDRINQMVTLRLLAQGRLAEMSGADVLDVDRYMRAVNLKNSASELYKASSPRIKRFFEVYARGVNAYLFRYRDKLPPDLAATGYKPEYWKPEDSALIFCLLNFSQSANLPEEINALVLAQKVGADKLAWLTPSYPDEPLPLAESDKLKGLNLNVPGLSEISAAAGKLGELNPLSVAGASNWAIAPQRSRSGKSLLAADSHSPAWNLVQIRAPKYQAAGASIAGLPIIVQGFNGKVAWSMTSVAGDNQDLFLEKLKRQGNALYYEANGKWLPAVVRNETYFVKGQRPIREVVYETRHGALLNSASNLSGGYGLALQQPDLKDDKSLDAFFDLSRAQNVERASDASREIRAIGLNMLFADAGHIGWQVTGRFPNRREGEGLLPSPGWEGRYDWDGYADPMLHPYDQDPAQGWLGTANQRIIPHGYGMQLSNSWYYPERGERLAELAGNGKHDGRSMIAMQYDQTTPFAAKLKKMFEAPGMAQPLKKAIDALPEAQRSKAREAYSRLMAFDGKLSPVSADAAIYELFLQESARQIFLDKLGPESSPAWKALVANGTLSYSAQADHLLGQEDSPFWDDSRTPQKEDKPAILARSLAAAISAGESQLGGDRRAWQWGKLHSYHWKNANGQVVRGPLQAGGDHSTLNSSPYRWGQDFTVTEAPALRLIVDFGQSEPLSVINSSGQSGNPASPNYLNGIDAWLKGQYLSLPLQPQNFDRLYGKTRLTLAPGK
- a CDS encoding glutathione binding-like protein gives rise to the protein MIDLYYWTTPNGHKISLFLEETGLPYSVHPINIGQGEQFKPEFLKIAPNNRIPAIVDHQPADGGAPLSLFESGAILLYLTEKTGQFLPKDLRGRQEALQWLFWQMGGLGPMAGQNHHFSQFAPEKIPYAIKRYVDETARLYEVLDRRLADRDFVAGGEYSIADMAIYPWIVSHKWQSQNLEDFPNLHRWFNRILDRPATARAYAIAARINPPKS
- a CDS encoding cysteine hydrolase family protein, translated to MELQTNAALILIDQQQGILHPRLGRRNNPEAEERIAELLAYWRQTARPLIHVQHLSRSEQSVFWPGQSGVEFQQRFLPQGAEAVIQKQVPDAFCATTLEADLRKAEIGQLVIVGVATHNSVESTARTAGNLGFDTWVVEDACYTFDKVDFFGQAHSAEEVHAMSLGNLHGEYATVTTVKQILPLSL
- a CDS encoding SEC-C metal-binding domain-containing protein, yielding MTQQPHVHGPDCNHDHDHHDHDHGHVHGPHCNHAHQEPVRNALKDVGRNDPCPCGSSKKFKKCHGA
- a CDS encoding LEA type 2 family protein — protein: MVVHLRALRTLGLLTVLALSGCASWFVDDTLDPQVHLVKVEVIKANLLEQRLRLHFRVDNPNDADLTVRALEYRVHLGGVLLAEGEHEHWFTIGPKHSAYFQVPVRTNLWPQIRQVVKWLKEPQQPIPYRLDGLLETGLFIGHDVHLARKGEIIPADFIPEQPR
- a CDS encoding YchJ family protein, translating into MSTSICPCGSGNLLDACCGHYHAGHPAPCAEALMRSRYSAYVLGLVDYLVATTLPAQQSGLDRQSISDWSAQSTWLGLEVESSEVFGGQPEHAFVTFTARWHDSNGEHSHRERSSFVQNSGHWYFIDPTVQLKAGRNDACPCASGQKFKKCCASYFAS
- a CDS encoding DUF6231 family protein, whose protein sequence is MTAGISSRTPQQALAALLDRYSPQQLLLIGASGFPALEAFRQAHPETVIAQTAPGPLPAELAARRFDLALVVDCLEHLPKRDGLNLLGGIRNLNASRIAVLADLNACGWQETDFFSLALQASERFQRDEQVLTLFTYDLLEYKQVPDWLNSRFWANPENFGKYWW